Genomic DNA from Candidatus Poribacteria bacterium:
AAACTTGTCGCCATAGGGCATGTTTCCAATGTGCTCGGAACGATCAATCCGATCCAGTCGGTTATTACAGCTGCACACGCTGTTGGTGCAAAGGTCGTCGTTGATGCGGCACAATCGGTGCCACATTTTCAGGTTGACGTTCAGCAGCTGGATTGTGATTTCCTGGCGTTCTCTGGACATAAAATGTGTGGTCCGACGGGTATCGGTGTCCTATACGGTAAATTGGAACTCCTTGAAGAGATGCCGCCCTTCCTCGGTGGCGGTTCAATGATTCGGAGCGTCGAACGCGACGTATCCAGTTATGCTGAGCTTCCCGCCAAGTTCGAGGCGGGCACGCCAAGTATCGCCGAAGCAATCGGGCTTGGACATGCAGTCGACTATATTACACAAGCAAACTTAGCAGCACTTCAGGTTCACGAACAAGAGCTCCTAAAATACGCACACAATCGCTTACAAGAAATTGAAGGTATTACCCTCTATGGCCCCTCTTCACCGCATCAAAAAGCGGGTGTTATCTCCTTTAATCTGGAGGGTATTCATTCGCATGACGTGGCTGGTGTTTTGGATACGCACAGTATCGCCATTCGGGCAGGACATCACTGTGCCCAACCGCTCATGAAGCGGTTAGATGTTATCGCCACCGCCCGTGCGAGTTTTTACCTTTATAATACAATAGAAGAAGTGGACCGGTTATACGAAGGGCTGTGCAGAACACAAAAGTTGATGACTCGGCGCCGGAGAAGGAGAGAAGAATGAACGTATATCAGGAAGAATTGCTTGACCATTACGAGAATCCGAGCAACTATGGAACATTGCCAAATCCTGATATTTCCCATGAAGAAGACAACCCACTTTGTGGGGATCGGATTCGCATCGACCTCATTGTTGAAGACGACATCATTACTGAAGTGCGTTTTTCCGGGCACGGTTGTACCATTAGTCAAGCGGCTGCTTCTATGTTAACTGAGGAGATTGAAGGTAAAAGTCTTACCGAAGTCAAGAAACTTTCGCGAGACGACATCTTAGATATGATCGGTATTCCTTTGGGTCCCGTCCGTCTTAAATGCGCATTATTGGCACTCAAGGTTCTCAAAGCAGGTGCTTACGGCATCAAAGGCTGGCCCGGCGAGGAAGATGAATAAGGAGAAGCAACCCAATGAGCGACAATCTAACAACACCAGAAACTCAAGTCACACTGAGTGTTCAACAGTTAGAAAGCCTTATTCGCAAAGTAGTGCGTGAAGAATTGGTGGAATTTGCGGCACAAGAACTCGGAATTTTTCACCTTGATAAGGAATCTCCGCTTTATGAGGATATGGAGGATATTCTTGAACGTAAAAAATCCGGTCAGTTAAGGTTTCATACCCACGAAGAAATTTGGAATTCATATAACACACGCCCAAATCCGCAGTTTAAAGGCTAACTGGGTGAAGAAAGAAGAAAACACAAATATGGCAGAATTCTATAAAGTTGCGAAAGTGAGTGAAGTGCCACCCGGCACGAAACAATTAGTCGAAGTTGACTTTGTTCCGGTATTACTCTTCAATGTTGACGGAGAGTTCTACGCGATGGAGGACGTTTGCACACACGACGGCGGTCCGTTGGAGGAAGGTTGGTTCAACGGTGAGGAGATAGAATGCCCTCGGCACGGTGCTCGTTTTTGTGTGAAAACCGGAAAACCCCTCTGCATGCCTGCTGTCGAAGCCGTCGATTGTTATGCCGTCAAAATTGAGGACGATGATATTCTCGTCAGCGTCGACTAATCAATTACCGAAACTTCATAGGAGGAAATCTTGATGGTATCCGAAGAAACCGTATTAGAAGCTATCAAGCAAATTATCGATCCGGAAATAGGGATTAATATCGTCGATATGGGACTTATCTACGGTGTTGACATCAACGATACGACTGTAGACATTACAATGACCCTCACAAGTCCTGGATGCCCTGCTGGCGGACAAATTGTGAACGGCACGCAGCACGTCACGCAGCAGATGGAGGGTGTTGACGAGGTCAATGTTAATGTTGTCTGGACACCGCGTTGGACAGCAGAATTGATGACTGAAGACGCAAAGGACGAACTCGGCATTTTCTAACGGTAGTAGGGTCTTCAGAAAAGCCACACGTGCTTTTCTCCCGCCGTGTGCCGCAACCTGCATCATGAACAGGTTAGCGAAACAACCGAAACTCCTCAAGAAACATCCGAACGCCTTTCAGGTAGAGTGGAAGGATGGACATGTCAGCTGGTATCCATACGTCTATCTCCGACAGATGTGCCCCTGCGCTGAATGCGCTATCATTCGACACAAAGGCAGAGATGTCCATTCCCTCTTTTCACCACAAGGCGACGGAGATATAAGCCTTATTGAGGTGTCAGACGATATTCAACCGCTTGACATTCAGTTAGTCGGTCGTTATGCGCTCCAATTCAGTTGGAACGATGGACACGATACCGGTATCTACCCATTTGAAGTCCTACGCGAGACGTGTCCGTGCCCGGAATGTGCGCCCCTTTATGAAGAGCCCCCTATCCAAACGGAGGAAGAAAACTGAGCAATGCAGACTACGCCGTCCCTTCCCGAAATTTCGCCGCGTGAACTGAAACAGAAACTCGACGAAAACGAATCCGTGTTCTTATTAGATGTCCGCGAACCGAGCGAATATGACATCGTGCATCTTGAAGGTGCGCAACTCATACCACTTAACACATTGCCACACCACGTCGATAGTCTTCCATCAGACCAAGAAATTGTTGTCTATTGCCACCATGGAACGCGGAGTCTCTATGCCACCGCGTATCTACACCAAAACGGATTTCGTGATACCAAAAATCTCGCAGGTGGTATCGACCAATGGGCAGCCGAGATTGACCCAACCTTACAAAGATATTAAGAGGAAAACAGGTATGATCGTTGAATTTGAGAACCGCTCCGGCGAAATAGAACAAGCTGAAATGGAAATTGATGAACCTTGTCCTATCTGTTGTGGCATGCTCTTCCCGCTTGTGGAATCGCAACCAGACAGCGGCTATCGCTGTAGCAGCTGCGGACTTGTTTTTGAGCCTGTAGAAGAAGAGTAAAATACCCCAAGTTGCTACTTAGCACAAAATGAACAAGATAATATTTGCAGCTAATACTTTGTCAACTTTCAAATTATGGGGTCTGCTTGCGTTTGTAGTAGGGAAACCATTCATAGTTTCCTGTTGCCGACGTGCGGATTTGTGATAATGCACGCCGCATTTGGGCGAGTACGCCGCAAAATCGCATGACTACGAATCCACCTTGCCTGAAAAGGCGATAGCAGGCAGGTGCGGATGTTACTCGTTTGCAGTGCCCCACGACCACCACCTGAGTGATCTGCTCTTTGATGTGAACAAGTCACGCTCGTCAGCCTCTACTTCACCATCAACCAGAACGGTTAAATGGACAGATAGGTCATGAGGTGTGTTGTTCGTAATTTTAACAGCCAACATCGGATCGTCAGGATCAAGGCGGAAGTCTTGGCTAAAACTCTTAGTAAGGGCAAATTCGTTTTTCGTATTGTAGATAAACTCGGGAGACCCACCGCTGAAAGTCTCGATATAATTAGTAGAGACAATGACATCCAACTTTCCAGCGTCTCCAGCGTCTCCAAGTTTTTCTATTTTCCACGAGTTATCGTTGCGGCGATGAGCAATTAGGGTAACAGGGAAGTCATTGAGGGTAGTATTTTCAAAATGTATCTGTCTTGAATTAAGGAACAGATTCAGCATATTAAGCGTCCCATCATCAAGAACAGACATCTCGATATTTGTTCCAGGGTAAAAGCAACTTTCCCCAGGCTGTAGGATATCTCCTGTTTTACAGAAGGGTCCATCAACAGATGGGGTCGGAGGATTAGGTAAGGTAAATTCTATCTTTACGGTCGCGATTTCAGGACCTGTCATTTCTTCATCTGTCATTTCTTCGCCACAACCTACAAATAACAACAATATCAACAGAAGAACTGAAAAAGAATGTGTAACGGATGGATTCAATTTCATCATAAACTCCTTTTGAGTGATTTTCCGATTGCAACGTGCAATCGGGTTCTTGGACGGAAGGGAAGAAGCATCGAAACATGTTATCTTCCACCCTTCCAACTTTCTATGTTTCTCAGATACGTCTTACTTGCGTATTAACATCTTCCGCGTAGCAGAAAAATCACCTGCGGTAAGCACATAGAAATATACACCACTCGCCACAGGTTCACCGAACGCGTTTCTGCCATCCCAATACGCCGCACGGCTCCGGTACTGATAGATACCCGCAGGTTGATGCCCAAGTGACAACTGCCGAACCATTTGACCGTCTATGGCATAGATAGTCAGCTTGACATTTGCGGGTTTTGCCAACTGATACGGTATCCACGTCTCCGGATTGAACGGGTTCGGATAGTTTGCCAAGAGAGCGGTCTCTTTCGGGATTAATGCCATGAGGAGTTGATCTAAGAAGAGAACACCTCTTTGCGCCGTTGGGTCTGTGAGGTTTAAGTGCTGCGCTTGGGAAAGCCACTGACGCACATCTGACGAAGTGAACATCTCTAAGGAATGAAGATGTAGAGAAGGTGCAGCGGCAGTGTTACCGAGTACCCCCGCAACGAGGACAAGATCCGCGATATTAATGACACCATCACCATTGACATCGGCAGCATTCTCTCCCGTCTTTCCAAGACTTGAGCCAACCAACACCAAGTCCTGAATGTTCACGGTACCATCCGCGTTCACATCGCCTCTAAGTTGGGGTGATTTCGTTATCTCCGCACCTTCAACGTGCGGACGAGAACTCTCTCCTTCTCTGTTGGAAAGGAGCGCGTCAGATAACGTTAAAGTGGATGCTTTCACCGCGACGACTTCAAAGGTGAGCGTAGCAAGAGTGCCATTACCGTTGCTTTCTCCTGCCAAGGACGTTGCAGCAAGCTTCACGTGATTTCCGTCTAGGACGGGTGGCACAAAGAACGCATCCGCAGACAGATAATCACCATTCGCACTTGAGACATAACGAAGCGCAGTTGTATCGAACTGCACGGTTGCCTCATAACCTGCCACATCTTCTCCCTTCGCAATATTTAGAGAGAGTGTTAATCGTTCTCCAACAGCAGGGGATCGCACCGGAGCAGGTAAGATACTGACTGTGGTAGTGGTGACGGGTATCTCTTGTGTCCTCGTAGGTGGCAAATTCGTAGTCGTTTTCGCTTTAGGGATCGCCGTAGTAAAATCTGCATTGAGTCTAACCGGCCCCATACCCCAATATTGACCATGCTGGCTGACCTTAACCAAGAGAAGGTTGTTACCGGCTTTAAGCGTTGCAGGAATCAAATTCACTTTAGGAGAAAAGGAATCTGGCGTACAAACTGTGGGATCAAATGCAAAAGGCACATCAACCGTCCGGCAACCAAGCGCGGTAGCAGCTTCTGTGTGAACCACTTCGCCATTAAGCCAAACTTTAACAGCGTCACTGCTTGGGACAGACAGTGTAACATCTTCTTGGTCCCGGGGAGAAATCAGCGTAATTAAAGCGTACGCGGTACGTCCTGTCATATTACCACCTGTGCCGAATCCGAGAATATTGAGAGTGTTATTGATATTATTCGACCAGCATAGGGTTTTACAACCCCCAAAGAGGCCACCCTCACAAAATCTCTCGCATGCAGTCGGATTGTTCACAATATCACCACTCGTCCATTGAAACCGATCAATAGTATCTCCTTCACTGACACCATTTTGGGCAACCTGAGCTTCGGTCATTGCCCCTCCAGTTTCTCGGGTAAGATAATCTCTATTTATGGCTGAACCGTCAGTTATCATCCATAGATAGGGACCTTGTATATGGAACGGATCACCTTCACGAACTAGGATCTCTGCTGTGAGTGCTGGCCCATTGTAGTTCGCTATTGCATCTGCCCCCACGGTAAAAGTGAGGGTGGCATCAGTGTCCATATTGCCTGAGAAGTCAAGTTTAACCCTTACCACTATGTTGTTTACGCGTGTTA
This window encodes:
- a CDS encoding cysteine desulfurase, which translates into the protein MHAPHFRPLDVESIRKDFPIFATTPPLAFLDNAASTQTPRPVVEAMDSYYDTYRSNIHRGIYRISEEATAQYERAREKVAQLVNAPRTRQIIFTRNTTESINLVAYSWGSANIQEGDEIVLTVMEHHSNLVPWQLLAQRTGAVLRYIEITDEGLLDFTQLQELVTEKTKLVAIGHVSNVLGTINPIQSVITAAHAVGAKVVVDAAQSVPHFQVDVQQLDCDFLAFSGHKMCGPTGIGVLYGKLELLEEMPPFLGGGSMIRSVERDVSSYAELPAKFEAGTPSIAEAIGLGHAVDYITQANLAALQVHEQELLKYAHNRLQEIEGITLYGPSSPHQKAGVISFNLEGIHSHDVAGVLDTHSIAIRAGHHCAQPLMKRLDVIATARASFYLYNTIEEVDRLYEGLCRTQKLMTRRRRRREE
- a CDS encoding SUF system NifU family Fe-S cluster assembly protein; protein product: MNVYQEELLDHYENPSNYGTLPNPDISHEEDNPLCGDRIRIDLIVEDDIITEVRFSGHGCTISQAAASMLTEEIEGKSLTEVKKLSRDDILDMIGIPLGPVRLKCALLALKVLKAGAYGIKGWPGEEDE
- a CDS encoding non-heme iron oxygenase ferredoxin subunit, which gives rise to MAEFYKVAKVSEVPPGTKQLVEVDFVPVLLFNVDGEFYAMEDVCTHDGGPLEEGWFNGEEIECPRHGARFCVKTGKPLCMPAVEAVDCYAVKIEDDDILVSVD
- a CDS encoding metal-sulfur cluster assembly factor, whose translation is MVSEETVLEAIKQIIDPEIGINIVDMGLIYGVDINDTTVDITMTLTSPGCPAGGQIVNGTQHVTQQMEGVDEVNVNVVWTPRWTAELMTEDAKDELGIF
- a CDS encoding DUF971 domain-containing protein codes for the protein MNRLAKQPKLLKKHPNAFQVEWKDGHVSWYPYVYLRQMCPCAECAIIRHKGRDVHSLFSPQGDGDISLIEVSDDIQPLDIQLVGRYALQFSWNDGHDTGIYPFEVLRETCPCPECAPLYEEPPIQTEEEN
- a CDS encoding T9SS type A sorting domain-containing protein — its product is MAGESNGNGTLATLTFEVVAVKASTLTLSDALLSNREGESSRPHVEGAEITKSPQLRGDVNADGTVNIQDLVLVGSSLGKTGENAADVNGDGVINIADLVLVAGVLGNTAAAPSLHLHSLEMFTSSDVRQWLSQAQHLNLTDPTAQRGVLFLDQLLMALIPKETALLANYPNPFNPETWIPYQLAKPANVKLTIYAIDGQMVRQLSLGHQPAGIYQYRSRAAYWDGRNAFGEPVASGVYFYVLTAGDFSATRKMLIRK